In Maridesulfovibrio sp., the following proteins share a genomic window:
- a CDS encoding FtsQ-type POTRA domain-containing protein, which produces MSVAGINKSRLNLSKSGKKRISRNKTKKRKDSSQPISGIFGALLRKLCISGACLLVLAIVGIGCLAGYRWVTALPYFALQDIKVSGNHRLSYGEILSIADVSLNKNSLAVNIGEVESRLSDNLWIESAAIRRQLPGKMQIHVREKQPSFMVRHNDVLYYCDSKGELIAPVAPGKFSSLPYLNVEADAMDKADILPEFMNMLSKRELPFDPGQIAWINIKGGNRMEIFMDRLGLTVQLGLDNWQEQLSHLNTVWKDLKNRGEFRDVAVISTGKNRVWVEKHSSGK; this is translated from the coding sequence ATGAGCGTAGCAGGAATAAACAAAAGCAGGCTGAACCTGAGTAAATCGGGTAAAAAACGAATCAGCCGCAACAAGACAAAAAAGCGTAAGGACAGCTCTCAACCTATTTCGGGTATTTTCGGTGCTCTGCTGCGCAAGCTTTGCATTTCCGGCGCATGTCTTCTGGTGCTGGCTATAGTAGGCATTGGTTGCCTGGCCGGATACCGCTGGGTTACAGCCCTGCCGTACTTCGCATTGCAGGATATCAAAGTCAGCGGCAACCATCGCTTAAGCTACGGTGAAATCCTGTCCATCGCAGATGTCAGCCTGAACAAGAACAGCCTCGCGGTGAATATCGGTGAAGTTGAAAGCAGGCTCAGTGACAACCTGTGGATTGAATCCGCAGCCATACGCAGACAGCTGCCTGGTAAAATGCAGATTCATGTGCGGGAAAAACAGCCAAGCTTCATGGTGCGCCACAACGATGTTCTTTATTATTGCGACAGCAAGGGAGAGCTTATTGCTCCGGTGGCTCCGGGCAAGTTCAGCTCCCTGCCCTATCTGAACGTTGAGGCAGATGCCATGGACAAAGCAGATATTCTGCCAGAATTCATGAACATGCTCAGCAAACGGGAACTGCCTTTTGATCCGGGCCAGATTGCATGGATCAACATCAAAGGCGGAAACAGAATGGAAATTTTTATGGACAGGCTTGGCCTTACGGTGCAGCTGGGCCTGGACAACTGGCAAGAACAGCTTTCACACCTGAACACAGTTTGGAAAGACCTCAAAAATAGGGGAGAGTTCAGGGATGTGGCAGTCATTTCAACCGGTAAAAACAGAGTCTGGGTTGAAAAACACAGTTCCGGGAAATGA
- the ftsA gene encoding cell division protein FtsA, with product MSKSDLIVGLDVGTTKICAVVGEPTADGVDIVGIGTAPSTGLRKGVVVNIEQTVQSIKKALEEAELMAGCEIRSVYAGIAGSHIKGFNSHGVIAVKGGEVTQKDVDRVIDAAKAVAIPLDREVIHTLPQEYIVDDQRGIADPLGMAGVRLEVKVHIVTGAVTSAQNIIRSCHRSGLDVSDIVLESLASSKAVLSEEEREIGVAIVDIGGGTTDLAIFANDSIKHTSVIALGGNNLTNDIAFGLRTPMGSAEQIKVKYGTALTDLVTTDETIDVPSVGGRDHRKMSKRVLAEICEPRCEEILSLVDQELVRSGYKNMIAAGVVLTGGTSLVDGMQELAEQIFDLPVRIGYPAGMGGLKDVVNSPKFATAVGLLMYGAEKEGCSEQVFRIRDENVFNRILGRMRKWFTDIA from the coding sequence ATGTCCAAGTCTGATCTGATAGTCGGCCTCGATGTCGGCACCACCAAGATCTGCGCTGTTGTGGGTGAGCCCACCGCGGACGGAGTTGACATTGTCGGTATCGGCACTGCCCCCTCCACCGGGTTGCGCAAAGGCGTGGTGGTCAACATCGAGCAGACAGTACAGTCTATCAAGAAAGCTCTTGAAGAAGCTGAGCTCATGGCCGGTTGCGAAATCCGCTCAGTATACGCGGGTATAGCTGGCAGCCACATTAAAGGTTTCAACAGCCACGGCGTCATTGCTGTTAAAGGCGGCGAAGTAACCCAGAAAGATGTTGACCGTGTTATCGATGCGGCCAAAGCCGTCGCCATTCCATTGGACAGGGAAGTGATTCACACTCTTCCGCAGGAATACATTGTCGACGATCAACGCGGCATTGCCGACCCGCTGGGCATGGCAGGTGTGCGCCTTGAAGTTAAAGTTCATATCGTTACCGGAGCAGTGACCTCAGCCCAGAATATAATCCGCTCCTGTCACCGTTCAGGTCTTGATGTTTCCGATATCGTGCTGGAATCCCTGGCCTCAAGCAAGGCAGTGCTTTCCGAAGAAGAACGTGAAATAGGTGTTGCCATAGTCGATATCGGCGGCGGTACAACCGACCTTGCGATCTTTGCCAACGATTCGATCAAGCATACATCGGTTATTGCCCTTGGCGGTAACAACCTTACAAACGACATCGCCTTCGGACTGCGCACTCCCATGGGTTCAGCTGAGCAGATCAAGGTCAAATACGGAACAGCTCTCACCGATCTGGTCACCACCGATGAAACCATCGACGTGCCCTCCGTAGGTGGACGCGACCACCGCAAGATGTCTAAACGTGTTCTGGCTGAAATCTGCGAACCGCGCTGCGAGGAAATTCTTTCTCTCGTAGATCAGGAACTGGTACGCAGCGGTTACAAGAACATGATCGCCGCCGGGGTCGTGCTCACCGGCGGGACCTCCCTCGTCGACGGCATGCAGGAACTGGCAGAACAAATTTTCGACCTGCCGGTTCGCATCGGCTACCCAGCCGGCATGGGCGGCCTTAAAGATGTTGTAAACAGCCCCAAATTCGCAACAGCGGTGGGACTGCTTATGTATGGTGCGGAAAAAGAAGGCTGCTCCGAGCAGGTCTTCAGAATCCGCGACGAAAATGTTTTCAATCGCATTCTGGGCAGGATGCGTAAGTGGTTTACTGATATTGCTTAA